A genome region from Carassius gibelio isolate Cgi1373 ecotype wild population from Czech Republic chromosome A23, carGib1.2-hapl.c, whole genome shotgun sequence includes the following:
- the LOC127944329 gene encoding uncharacterized protein K02A2.6-like — MVVDEGSAVPLLGSRAVQAMNLVKVQYENIMAVDSIVTKETGKQEMWNMHDIRNEYADVFQGDGCLEGVYKIEADPTVTPVKLPKRRVPVAMMAPLKAELSDLQQRGIITPVDCSTEWISSLVIVKKPSGKLRICIDPRPLNRALKRCHFPLPTIDEILPDLSRAKVFTVCDVKNGFWHVTLNDESSYMTTFATPYGRYRWLRMPMGISPAPEVFQRKLNQALEGLRGIYVIADDILITGEGETLEQANQDHDNKLRRLLNRCREKNIKLNAEKFQLRKSEVPYIGHLLTADGLRVDPEKARAVRDMPRPVDVKGVQRLLGMVNYLSKFCDHLSDGCEILRQLTHKDSIWEWSDAHEEAFARLKDVITKAPILKYYNPDEPLTLQCDASETGLGAALLQEGAPVAYGSRALTQTERGYAQIEKECLAIVFGMEKFHQYTYGRKVTVHSDHKPLENIVRKPLLNTPKRLQRMLLRLQRYDIEVKYIPGKDMLLADTLSRSYLPEHASESSVEVEIESINMVQHVNIAEERLQAVREETSKDRKLQTLIRYIQEGWPLNKKDLPSDIAHYYSFQEELSSQSGIVFRGERVVIPDALRSDIVKRIHSSHLGIEGCLRRARECVYWLGMNDQIKTFIEKCDICRSMDVKQQKETLWSHELPSNPWSKVGTDIFTLDNRNYLITVDYLSNFWELDYLPDTRSTTIIRKLKSHFARHGIPDMVISDNGPQYVSEDFKRFSRQWEFKHKTSSPAYPQSNGMAESAVKTAKRLLKKAKADGKDPYIAMLDHRNTPSQGIKASPAQRLFSRRTRTLMPMHDNLLQPKIIHTRQGLIENRNRQAACYNRHAKDLDPLKQGDRVRVQPEEHNKTWRKATVMKSVDCRSYDVQLDSGNILRRNRRHLRKDKATEVEKTKTCQPAEVNRDCVTGSKLSTDSPGVTITKSGRKVIRPYYLKDYVQ, encoded by the coding sequence ATGGTTGTAGATGAGGGGTCTGCAGTGCCACTACTGGGCAGCAGAGCAGTACAAGCCATGAATCTGGTAAAAGTGCAATATGAAAACATCATGGCTGTGGATAGCATTGTCACTAAAGAGACTGGGAAACAGGAAATGTGGAACATGCATGATATCAGAAATGAATATGCTGATGTGTTCCAGGGAGATGGATGTCTGGAGGGTGTGTATAAGATAGAAGCAGATCCTACAGTAACACCTGTGAAACTACCAAAGAGGAGGGTTCCTGTGGCAATGATGGCGCCACTTAAAGCAGAGCTGAGTGATCTTCAACAAAGAGGTATCATCACACCAGTTGACTGTAGCACAGAGTGGATCAGCAGTCTTGTTATTGTTAAAAAGCCATCTGGAAAACTTAGAATATGCATAGATCCAAGACCACTTAACAGAGCTCTGAAAAGATGCCACTTTCCACTGCCGACAATAGACGAAATACTGCCAGATTTGTCAAGGGCAAAAGTCTTCACAGTATGTGATGTCAAAAATGGATTTTGGCATGTGACCCTGAATGATGAATCAAGCTACATGACAACATTTGCAACACCTTACGGCAGATACAGATGGCTGAGGATGCCAATGGGAATCAGCCCAGCACCAGAGGTGTTTCAAAGAAAACTCAACCAAGCTCTGGAAGGATTGCGAGGTATTTATGTCATAGCTGATGACATTCTCATCACAGGAGAGGGTGAGACATTAGAACAAGCAAACCAAGACCATGACAACAAACTGAGACGACTGTTGAACAGATGCAGAGAAAAGAATATTAAACTGAATGCAGAGAAGTTTCAACTGCGAAAGAGTGAGGTTCCATACATTGGACATTTGCTTACTGCAGACGGGCTCAGAGTGGATCCTGAAAAGGCACGAGCGGTCAGAGACATGCCACGTCCAGTAGATGTCAAGGGTGTCCAGAGGCTCCTGGGCATGGTAAACTATCTCTCAAAATTCTGTGATCACCTGTCAGATGGCTGTGAGATACTGAGGCAGCTAACACATAAGGACAGTATTTGGGaatggtcagatgctcatgaggAAGCATTTGCACGGCTCAAAGATGTTATCACCAAAGCTCCAATTCTCAAATATTACAACCCAGATGAGCCACTGACACTTCAGTGCGATGCGTCAGAGACTGGGTTAGGGGCTGCTCTACTTcaagagggggcaccagttgcttaTGGAAGCCGGGCATTGACTCAGACAGAGAGAGGGTATGCCCAGATAGAAAAAGAATGTCTGGCCATCGTTTTTGGTATGGAAAAATTCCATCAGTATACGTATGGGCGCAAAGTAACTGTACACTCAGACCATAAGCCACTGGAAAACATAGTAAGAAAACCCTTGTTGAACACCCCAAAACGCCTGCAAAGGATGTTACTGCGACTACAGCGTTATGACATTGAAGTTAAGTACATCCCAGGGAAGGACATGTTGCTAGCTGACACACTGAGCCGCTCATACTTACCTGAACATGCATCAGAGAGTTCAGTAGAAGTGGAGATTGAAAGTATAAACATGGTCCAGCATGTCAACATAGCAGAAGAAAGACTCCAGGCCGTCAGAGAGGAAACAAGTAAGGACAGAAAGCTACAGACTCTGATCAGATACATCCAAGAAGGTTGGCCATTGAACAAAAAGGACTTGCCCAGTGACATTGCACATTACTACTCTTTTCAAGAGGAACTCAGTTCACAGAGTGGAATTGTCTTTAGAGGGGAGAGAGTAGTAATCCCCGATGCACTCAGAAGTGATATTGTCAAGCGCATTCACTCCTCACATCTGGGCATTGAGGGATGCCTAAGAAGGGCAAGGGAATGTGTTTATTGGCTCGGGATGAATGATCAGATAAAGACATTCATAGAAAAATGTGACATCTGCAGATCTATGGATGTAAAACAGCAGAAGGAGACTCTGTGGTCTCACGAACTACCAAGTAACCCATGGTCTAAGGTAGGAACAGATATATTCACTTTAGACAATAGAAACTACCTGATCACTGTTGATTACCTCTCTAACTTTTGGGAACTGGACTACTTACCTGACACAAGATCCACCACTATTATCCGTAAGCTGAAATCCCACTTCGCAAGACACGGTATCCCAGACATGGTTATCTCGGATAACGGCCCACAATACGTGTCAGAAGATTTTAAAAGGTTCAGTAGACAGTGGGAGTTTAAACACAAGACATCTTCCCCGGCCTACCCACAAAGCAATGGGATGGCAGAATCAGCTGTAAAGACTGCAAAACGGCTGTTGAAAAAAGCAAAAGCTGATGGAAAGGATCCATACATCGCCATGCTTGATCACAGAAACACACCATCGCAAGGGATCAAAGCAAGCCCAGCACAGCGATTGTTCAGTAGGAGAACCAGAACTCTAATGCCTATGCATGACAACCTGCTACAACCAAAGATAATACACACCCGACAAGGACTGATTGAAAACAGGAACCGTCAGGCTGCATGTTATAACAGACATGCAAAAGATCTTGATCCGCTTAAACAAGGAGACAGAGTCCGTGTGCAACCTGAGGAGCATAACAAAACATGGAGAAAAGCGACAGTAATGAAATCTGTGGACTGCAGGTCTTATGACGTCCAGCTCGACTCAGGAAACATTTTGAGGAGAAATCGCCGACACCTCAGAAAGGACAAAGCCACAGAAGTAGAAAAAACAAAGACTTGTCAACCCGCAGAGGTGAACAGGGACTGTGTGACAGGCTCAAAACTTAGCACAGACAGTCCAGGGGTGACTATTACAAAGTCTGGAAGAAAAGTGATTAGACCTTACTACCTTAAAGATTATGTACAGTAA
- the LOC127944808 gene encoding isocitrate dehydrogenase [NAD] subunit gamma, mitochondrial produces MMATLTKAVKPILGRQLGNTAKVFGAAVNSQRGKPTYTGQIIPPPAKYGGRHTVALIPGDGIGPELLNHVRELFRFSCVPVDFEVVHVNSSSTSEDDINNAIMAVRRNGVALKGNIETQHTMPPNHKSRNNLLRTSLDLFANMMHCQSLPGVQTRHKNIDIIIIRENTEGEYSSLEHESVPGVVECLKIITRNNSLRIADYAFKLAREKGRRRVTAVHKANIMKLGDGLFLQCCKEVASGYPDIEFDSMIVDNTTMQLVSKPQQFDVMLMPNLYGNVVSNVCAGLVGGPGLVPGANYGRDYAVFETGTRNTGKSIANRNIANPTAMLLASCLMLDHLKLHDYANMIRGAILTTMNETRLHTADIGGQGTTSEVVQSIMRIIQSGGPRTTEI; encoded by the exons ATGATGGCCACTCTAACTAAAGCTGTAAAACCAATCTTGGGAAGGCAGTTGGGAAATACAGCAAAG GTCTTTGGCGCAGCAGTGAACAGTCAAAGAGGAAAACCTACATACACA GGACAAATCATA CCTCCTCCCGCCAAGTATGGAGGCCGGCATACTGTAGCATTGATTCCTGGAGATGGGATTGGACCCGAACTGCTTAACCATGTGCGAGAGCTCTTCAG GTTCAGCTGTGTTCCTGTGGACTTTGAGGTGGTGCACGTAAATTCTTCTTCTACCAGTGAGGATGACATCAACAATGCCATTATGGCCGTTCGCCGCAATGGAGTTGCTCTTAAGG GTAACATTGAGACCCAACACACAATGCCCCCTAACCACAAGTCACGAAACAATCTTCTACG cacgaGTCTGGATTTGTTTGCCAATATGATGCACTGCCAGTCACTTCCTGGAGTCCAGACGCGCCACAAAAACAtcgacatcatcatcatcagagaaAACACAGAGGGCGAGTACAGCAGTCTGGAGCATGAG AGTGTACCAGGAGTTGTAGAGTGTCTAAAAATCATCACACGGAACAACTCCCTCCGCATCGCTGACTATGCCTTCAAACTGGCCCGAGAGAAAGGTCGCCGCAGGGTCACAGCTGTCCACAAGGCTAACATCAT GAAGCTGGGAGATGGGCTGTTCTTGCAGTGCTGTAAGGAGGTGGCCTCTGGATACCCAGACATCGAGTTTGATAGTATGATTGTAGACAACACCACCATGCAG CTTGTTTCCAAGCCCCAGCAGTTTGATGTTATGTTGATGCCTAATCTCTATGGAAATGTGGTCAGCAATGTGTGTGCGGGGCTGGTGGGTGGACCCGGTCTTGTTCCTGGTGCCAACTACGGGCGAGACTACGCTGTGTTTGAAACG GGCACCAGGAATACAGGAAAGAGCATTGCCAACAGGAACATTGCCAACCCCACTGCCATGCTGCTTGCCAGCTGCCTCATGTTAGATCATCTCAA acttCATGACTATGCCAACATGATCCGAGGTGCGATTCTCACCACCATGAATGAGACCAGG TTGCACACAGCTGACATTGGGGGTCAGGGCACTACCTCAGAAGTGGTTCAGTCTATCATGAGGATCATCCAGAGCGGCGGCCCCCGCACCACTGAGATCTAA
- the LOC127944807 gene encoding protein FAM3A encodes MRFTVALRAIVLVLLLGFTWLLANSMLGRDGNSFMRMLFSGGQEEPTPEPRPRKYKCGLSASCPPKHLAFRLISGAANVIGPKICLEDKIVVSSAKNNVGRGLNIALVNGVNGDVLEIKAFDMWAGDISELLKFLRPLHEGTLVFVVSFDDPATKLNDEARRLFMELGSTAAKELSFRDSWVFVGAKGIDNKSPFEQRMKNSKSSNKYEGWPESLEMDGCIPLRAPLET; translated from the exons ATGAGGTTTACAG TGGCACTGCGTGCTATTGTTTTGGTTCTTCTGCTGGGCTTTACCTGGCTTCTAGCGAATTCTATGCTAGGAAGGGATGGGAACTCCTTTATGCGGATGCTATTTAGTG GTGGACAAGAAGAGCCCACTCCAG AACCACGACCACGCAAGTACAAGTGTGGCCTGTCAGCATCGTGTCCCCCCAAACATCTCGCGTTCCGGCTGATCTCCGGTGCTGCCAATGTCATCGGCCCCAAAATCTGTCTGGAGGATAAAAT TGTTGTCAGCAGTGCTAAAAACAATGTTGGCAGAGGGCTCAATATTGCCTTAGTAAATG GGGTTAATGGAGATGTTTTGGAAATAAAAGCATTTGATATGTGGGCAGGAG ACATTTCAGAGCTGCTGAAGTTTCTTCGGCCTCTCCATGAAGGAACGCTAGTATTTGTTGTTTCTTTTGATGACCCAGCCACCAa GTTAAATGATGAGGCTCGACGGCTGTTTATGGAGCTGGGGAGCACAGCAGCAAAGGAACTGAGCTTCAGGGATAGCTGGGTGTTTGTTGGAGCCAAAGGAATAGACAATAAGAGCCCATTTGAACAG cgAATGAAGAACAGTAAAAGTAGTAATAAATATGAAGGCTGGCCTGAGTCTCTGGAGATGGATGGCTGCATTCCTCTGCGTGCTCCTTTAGAAACTTGA